Genomic window (Phycisphaeraceae bacterium):
CAACACTGTTGGCGCGTTTGCCGGAGGGGTTCTGCTTCACATGAGTAAAGCATCATTTCGATCGCATTAACGTGCGGAACTTGCGCGATTGCCACGATGCAGCTTCTTTGCTGTGCGCCTGCGCGCGTTTACTGAGTTACTGCCGCCGCCGAGAGGATGGTCATTGCCTCTGGATTGCGGTGCACGTTTGCGGCGCGAGGGACGCTGCTTTGCTTGTGTCTCATTTGGTTCGGACGGGTTCCGACGAGCCGATCGCGAGCGGATCCGCTTCTTATTAGTGGATGGTCTCTGCGGATTATCCGAGCGTGATCTTTGAGGCTGCTGGGTCTCTGCTTCCCAGTTGTCCTCATCATGCTCATGCGATTCGCTCTGTGCGATTGCGTGCAGTTCATCAGGAACCTTTGTCTGGTTGATCCGCTTGCCGATAAGCTTTTCAATGTCACGCAGATATCCGCGTTCGTCGCGTGCGCAGAACGAGATCGCAACACCCGCCATTCCTGCACGCCCGGTGCGCCCGATGCGATGGACGTACGCCTCGGCCTCATTCGGCAGATCAAAGTTGAAGACGTGCGATACGCCATCAACATCAATGCCTCGCGCAGCAACATCGGTTGCAACAAGGATCGGTGACCTGCCCGAGCGAAACGCGTTGAGTGCTCGCTGGCGTTGGTTCTGGGACTTGTTCCCGTGGATTGCGACAGCACGGAAACCCGACCTGCCGAGCTTTCGCGTCAGTTTGTCCGCGCCAAACTTGGTGCGTGTGAACACAAGGGCCAGTTCAACCTTGCTCGTGTGTAGCAGGTGCTCAAGCAGCACCGGTTTGACTGCCTTGTCAGCAAG
Coding sequences:
- a CDS encoding DEAD/DEAH box helicase, whose translation is MHFSDIELAKPILRAVKDEGYDTPTPIQAQAIPSIMQERDVLGSAQTGTGKTAAFALPVLHLLHTQPIDKSRRGPMKPRALVLSPTRELATQIGDSFATYGRHTNLRHTAIFGGVSQHHQVKALQRGVDVIVATPGRLMDLMEQRLVDLTDVGIFVLDEADRMLDMGFIHPIRRIAAALPEKRQTLLFSATMPASIKHLADSLLNDPVRVTVKPEKANTPKIEQSLYLADKAVKPVLLEHLLHTSKVELALVFTRTKFGADKLTRKLGRSGFRAVAIHGNKSQNQRQRALNAFRSGRSPILVATDVAARGIDVDGVSHVFNFDLPNEAEAYVHRIGRTGRAGMAGVAISFCARDERGYLRDIEKLIGKRINQTKVPDELHAIAQSESHEHDEDNWEAETQQPQRSRSDNPQRPSTNKKRIRSRSARRNPSEPNETQAKQRPSRRKRAPQSRGNDHPLGGGSNSVNARRRTAKKLHRGNRASSAR